A part of Tachysurus vachellii isolate PV-2020 chromosome 4, HZAU_Pvac_v1, whole genome shotgun sequence genomic DNA contains:
- the ip6k2b gene encoding inositol hexakisphosphate kinase 2b → MSPALKALMDGCRYPVKGPKKGGVMLEPFVHQVGGHSCVLRFGEQTICKPLIPREHQFYKSLPPEIRRFTPQYKGVVSVSFEEDEEGNLCLIAYPLHSDPSDQENTEPLADGEPKSKLLKWSKKKTSGLLENERTRASRKEEKSKSNREDKAEVLYYSLEKGNMAPQIKHNPWSLQCHQQHLQRMKENSKHRNQHKFILLENLTWRYRVPCVLDLKMGTRQHGDDASEEKKANQIRKCQQSTSSLIGVRLCGMQVYHSVTGQLMFMNKYHGRKLSLAGFKESLYQFFSDGRVLRRELLSPVLHRLKEMRAVLEACESYRFFSSSLLIIYDGAPAPAAARSRPSRGGEVEDEEEEEEEEEEGAFGGLSQHRDCSSSSGSSSALVDVRMIDFAHTTCRDYGEDGVVHEGGDSGYIFGLQNLISILSELEEHSND, encoded by the exons ATGAGTCCAGCTTTAAAGGCGCTAATGGATGGGTGTAGATACCCAGTGAAAGGCCCAAAGAAAGGTGGAGTGATGTTGGAACCGTTTGTTCATCAGGTTGGAGGCCATTCATGTGTATTGCGCTTTGGGGAGCAGACCATCTGCAAACCACTAATCCCCCGAGAACACCAGTTCTACAAAAGCCTGCCACCAGAGATCCGCAGATTCACACCTCAATATAAAg GTGTGGTATCAGTgagctttgaagaggatgaggaaggaAACCTGTGCTTGATAGCGTACCCTCTGCACAGCGATCCGTCTGACCAGGAGAACACAGAACCCTTAGCTGACGGAGAACCCAAGAGCAAGCTGTTGAAGTGGAGTAAGAAGAAGACTTCCGGACTGCTGGAGAACGAGAGAACGAGAGCGAGCCGCAAAGAGGAGAAGAGCAAAAG TAACCGTGAAGATAAAGCAGAGGTGCTATACTACAGCCTGGAGAAAGGCAACATGGCACCGCAGATCAAACACAACCCCTGGAGTCTGCAGTGCCACCAGCAACATCTACAGAGGATGAAAGAAAACTCCAAACACCGAAACCAGCACA AGTTCATTCTCCTGGAAAACCTGACATGGCGGTATCGGGTCCCTTGTGTTCTTGATTTGAAAATGGGAACGCGGCAGCACGGCGATGATGCATCAGAAGAGAAGAAAGCCAACCAAATTCGTAAATGCCAGCAGAGTACGTCATCCTTGATAGGAGTGCGGCTCTGCGGGATGCAG gtgtatcACAGCGTGACGGGGCAGCTGATGTTCATGAACAAGTACCACGGCCGTAAGTTGAGTCTGGCTGGCTTTAAAGAATCCCTGTATCAGTTCTTCAGCGATGGACGGGTTCTCCGCAGAGAGCTCCTCTCTCCGGTTCTGCATCGGCTCAAGGAGATGCGAGCTGTACTCGAAGCCTGCGAGAGCTACcgctttttctcctcttctctcctcattATCTACGATGGAGCACCAGCGCCAGCTGCTGCCAGATCTCGGCCTTCTCGTGGAggagaggtagaagatgaagaggaggaggaggaggaggaggaggaaggagcATTTGGTGGCCTTTCCCAGCACAGGGATTGTTCGAGCTCATCAGGATCGAGCTCGGCGTTGGTGGACGTTAGGATGATCGATTTTGCTCATACGACCTGTCGCGATTACGGCGAGGATGGCGTCGTTCATGAAGGTGGAGACAGCGGCTATATCTTTGGCCTGCAGAATCTAATAAGCATTCTGTCGGAGCTTGAGGAGCACAGCAATGATTAA